In a single window of the Pseudodesulfovibrio profundus genome:
- a CDS encoding ATP-binding protein, whose product MISKRKMITIDEELCNGCGECVPACEEGALAIVDGKAKLVKEIYCDGLGACLGDCPTGALKVEVREAEDFDPNAVAEHLKAQGRSVPDHMPSPESLRINEQAPGGPRPMGGCPGSAVQSLSPCGQANIPTQNTGGASALTHWPVQLRLVPPTAPFLKGADLLLTADCVPVAMPSYHSEFLNGRVVVMGCPKFDNQMEYVEKLAAILSESKLNSITVMEMEVPCCASMSAILAEAVKRSGKQVDTNRVTVSRTGQVIADVKLQF is encoded by the coding sequence ATGATTAGCAAGAGAAAAATGATCACCATTGATGAAGAGCTTTGTAACGGTTGTGGCGAATGTGTTCCTGCATGCGAAGAAGGGGCTCTTGCCATTGTTGACGGCAAGGCCAAGCTCGTGAAGGAAATCTATTGTGACGGCCTTGGCGCCTGTCTCGGAGATTGCCCGACCGGCGCTTTGAAGGTGGAAGTCCGTGAAGCTGAAGACTTTGATCCTAATGCTGTTGCAGAACACCTCAAGGCGCAGGGACGGTCTGTGCCTGATCATATGCCCAGCCCTGAAAGCCTTCGTATTAATGAACAAGCTCCTGGTGGTCCTCGCCCAATGGGTGGATGCCCAGGATCTGCTGTACAGTCTCTTTCTCCGTGCGGACAGGCAAACATTCCAACGCAAAATACAGGAGGAGCTTCCGCTCTTACCCATTGGCCTGTCCAGTTGCGTTTGGTTCCGCCCACAGCGCCTTTCTTGAAGGGAGCCGACCTGTTGCTGACCGCCGACTGCGTTCCGGTCGCCATGCCTTCCTATCATAGCGAGTTCCTGAATGGGCGCGTGGTGGTCATGGGGTGTCCCAAGTTTGACAACCAGATGGAGTATGTTGAGAAGCTGGCTGCTATTCTGAGCGAAAGCAAGTTGAACTCCATCACTGTCATGGAGATGGAGGTTCCTTGTTGTGCCTCCATGAGCGCAATCCTTGCTGAGGCTGTGAAACGTTCCGGGAAGCAAGTTGATACCAATCGAGTGACGGTATCACGTACAGGACAAGTCATAGCTGATGTTAAGCTGCAATTTTAA
- a CDS encoding 4Fe-4S binding protein: MNRILLSIPILALILLGAHELRQGDYGLAASLILFPTLFVTQQSWLRLATIAVLVWGGLEWAQTTVSFISFRQAMGAPWTRLATIMGGVILFNCLGLWVLLTNTCRSFFLKDSDQGTTRAAMFILTVVGLAAARANVSFPILLADRYFMGWGWLEIFLLGFYAQWIGGKMLSPKGHRTNRPRIWGLFSAVFFGQLVLGLIGMERMLMTGTLHLPVPALIVAGPLFRGDGFFMIILFTVTVLLVGPAWCSHLCYIGAWDDAMSRVGQRPAPSKRIRRYSIWGRLGTLILVVVMAVVLRLFGVSGVNAVLIAAVFGAVGLAVMLVISRKAGLMVHCTTYCPMGIVANVLSKVTPWRIRIGDGCTQCGACLTRCRYNALDEESLGRGKPAISCTMCGDCVSACRHSQISYNFPGLDAGKARTLFITLIVSLHAIFLGVARI, translated from the coding sequence ATGAATCGAATACTACTATCCATACCCATCCTCGCTTTGATCCTTTTGGGCGCACATGAGTTGCGACAGGGGGACTACGGACTTGCTGCTTCTTTAATTCTATTTCCAACGCTGTTTGTAACACAGCAGTCCTGGCTTCGATTGGCGACTATCGCTGTTTTGGTTTGGGGAGGACTTGAGTGGGCGCAGACAACCGTCAGTTTCATCAGCTTCCGTCAGGCGATGGGTGCTCCTTGGACTCGGTTGGCTACAATCATGGGTGGAGTCATTCTGTTTAATTGTCTTGGGTTGTGGGTGCTGCTGACTAATACGTGCCGCTCTTTCTTCTTGAAAGACTCTGATCAGGGCACTACACGAGCTGCCATGTTTATTTTGACGGTGGTCGGCCTTGCTGCTGCACGTGCTAATGTCTCTTTTCCCATTCTTTTAGCTGATCGGTACTTTATGGGGTGGGGCTGGCTGGAAATATTTTTGCTCGGATTTTATGCCCAGTGGATAGGTGGAAAGATGCTTTCTCCCAAAGGGCACAGAACGAATCGTCCTAGAATTTGGGGCCTGTTTTCAGCAGTGTTTTTCGGTCAATTGGTTTTGGGGCTTATTGGAATGGAGCGTATGTTGATGACTGGAACGCTCCACCTGCCAGTCCCGGCTCTTATCGTCGCTGGCCCGTTGTTTCGCGGAGATGGTTTTTTCATGATCATACTGTTTACAGTCACTGTTCTGCTTGTGGGACCGGCTTGGTGCAGCCATTTGTGTTACATTGGTGCATGGGATGATGCCATGAGTCGAGTGGGGCAACGTCCTGCTCCCTCCAAGCGGATTCGCCGGTATAGCATTTGGGGGCGCTTGGGGACCTTGATTCTAGTGGTCGTTATGGCAGTTGTTTTGAGGCTTTTCGGAGTTTCTGGAGTCAATGCAGTTTTGATTGCAGCAGTTTTTGGTGCAGTTGGATTAGCGGTCATGCTGGTTATATCCCGCAAGGCTGGATTGATGGTACATTGCACGACCTATTGTCCGATGGGCATTGTTGCAAACGTGCTGAGCAAGGTTACTCCATGGCGGATACGAATAGGTGACGGCTGTACTCAGTGCGGAGCATGTTTGACCCGTTGCCGCTATAATGCATTGGACGAAGAGAGCCTTGGCAGAGGCAAACCGGCTATTTCCTGCACCATGTGCGGAGATTGTGTATCGGCATGTCGGCACAGTCAGATTTCATATAATTTTCCGGGCTTGGATGCGGGAAAGGCTCGCACCTTGTTCATAACCCTGATTGTAAGTCTCCATGCCATTTTCCTTGGTGTGGCAAGAATTTAA
- a CDS encoding Crp/Fnr family transcriptional regulator, whose amino-acid sequence MDKLSAVKMINFFEGLPNEKFKKLAEISHIKTFNKGELLFEADVHAHGFFAPITGRVKIFRTSPSGKEQILHIFGPGEAFGEVPVFEGGTFPAHGQAIEKCKALFFPRNDFEKMIKDDPDLAMKMMAMLSQRLRILVNKIDELSLKEAPSRVASYLLLLRSSQDSDTFKLDLPKGQIAFYLGTIQETLSRIFKRLTEDEIIEIDGKEITIIDRNRLETLANEGR is encoded by the coding sequence ATGGATAAACTATCAGCAGTAAAAATGATAAATTTTTTCGAAGGCTTGCCCAATGAAAAATTTAAAAAGCTTGCAGAAATTTCTCACATAAAAACTTTCAACAAGGGTGAACTTCTTTTTGAAGCCGATGTCCATGCACATGGTTTTTTTGCGCCCATAACCGGACGAGTTAAGATTTTTCGCACCTCCCCTTCTGGCAAAGAGCAGATTCTGCATATCTTTGGTCCCGGTGAAGCATTTGGGGAGGTTCCGGTTTTTGAGGGAGGAACTTTTCCAGCTCACGGACAGGCTATCGAGAAGTGCAAAGCATTGTTCTTCCCACGAAATGATTTTGAAAAAATGATCAAGGATGACCCGGACCTTGCCATGAAAATGATGGCAATGCTTTCCCAACGCCTTAGAATCCTCGTCAATAAAATTGATGAGCTGAGCCTCAAAGAAGCCCCTTCACGTGTAGCATCGTATTTACTGTTACTTCGCTCGTCACAGGATTCGGATACATTCAAACTTGATTTACCCAAGGGACAAATCGCGTTTTATCTCGGAACAATTCAAGAGACTTTATCACGCATATTCAAACGTCTTACTGAAGATGAAATTATTGAAATCGATGGTAAGGAAATCACGATAATTGATCGAAACAGACTAGAGACACTTGCAAATGAAGGTCGATAA
- a CDS encoding substrate-binding domain-containing protein, protein MKKVLCFAMAFMLLTSMAYASDAPCKATYGSSDTVYKVATGSPGELGLLEVLAEAFNAEHGVTMCWVKAGSGKSLKLLKAGKVDACMVHAPAAEKQAMKDGWAVGRTLIGSNEFYIVGPANDPAGIANASSVAEAYGKIAKAKATFLSRGDNSGTHKKELAIWKKAGVSPSGDWYVITKDFMMTTLKQANDVKGYFMTDSSTWVAGMKNMDNLKVLFRGDPMLINTYHALAMPEGAPKHELAVKFIEFLGSEKGQSIIRDYGKDMYGEAMYNDAEYAKQYDH, encoded by the coding sequence ATGAAAAAAGTTCTCTGTTTTGCGATGGCATTCATGCTGCTGACAAGCATGGCATATGCCTCAGATGCCCCTTGTAAGGCGACGTATGGAAGTAGCGACACCGTCTATAAAGTAGCGACTGGTAGCCCCGGCGAGCTCGGTCTGCTTGAAGTGCTGGCTGAAGCATTTAATGCTGAGCATGGTGTGACTATGTGTTGGGTAAAGGCTGGTTCAGGAAAATCTTTGAAGCTCCTCAAGGCCGGTAAAGTGGACGCATGCATGGTGCATGCTCCGGCAGCTGAAAAGCAGGCTATGAAGGACGGCTGGGCTGTTGGCAGAACACTGATTGGTTCAAATGAGTTTTATATTGTTGGCCCTGCAAATGATCCGGCTGGAATTGCGAATGCTTCCAGTGTTGCTGAAGCCTATGGCAAAATTGCAAAAGCCAAAGCAACCTTCCTGTCCCGTGGCGACAATTCCGGAACACACAAAAAAGAGTTGGCAATCTGGAAAAAAGCGGGTGTCTCTCCGAGTGGTGACTGGTATGTCATTACCAAGGATTTCATGATGACTACGCTTAAGCAGGCTAATGATGTAAAGGGTTACTTCATGACGGACAGCTCCACCTGGGTTGCCGGTATGAAGAATATGGACAATTTGAAGGTGTTGTTCCGTGGCGATCCGATGCTGATCAATACCTATCATGCCCTGGCAATGCCTGAAGGAGCCCCCAAACACGAGCTGGCCGTGAAGTTTATTGAGTTCCTTGGCTCCGAGAAGGGACAGTCGATTATCAGAGACTATGGCAAAGATATGTATGGTGAAGCCATGTATAATGACGCCGAATACGCCAAGCAATATGACCACTAA
- the rpsT gene encoding 30S ribosomal protein S20 — protein sequence MANHKSALKRHRQSLKRRARNRISKTRIKNSVKAVRAAIEEKDLAKANEALVEATSVLDKAARKNVIHASQAKRRISRLQTAVNKIEA from the coding sequence TTGGCTAATCACAAATCCGCCTTGAAAAGGCACCGTCAGAGCTTGAAGCGTCGTGCACGTAACCGTATTTCCAAGACCCGTATCAAGAACAGCGTGAAGGCTGTTCGTGCTGCTATCGAGGAAAAAGATCTCGCAAAGGCAAATGAGGCCCTTGTTGAGGCTACCTCTGTTCTTGATAAAGCTGCTCGCAAGAATGTTATCCACGCCTCTCAGGCCAAGCGTCGCATTTCTCGCTTGCAGACCGCTGTCAACAAGATTGAAGCGTAG
- the glyS gene encoding glycine--tRNA ligase subunit beta, translating to MAEFVLEIGTEEMPARFVPKLAAELKGAFTKLLDDAMLENDGVETYATPRRITAHIPALADSQRKEEETVTGPPVRIAYDEDGNLTKAGAGFAKTQGVEESALFSMDTGKGEYLAAKKVVGGGSASDILPELCIKAIESLSFPKKMRWGGYNFAFGRPVRWLLALLDENVVDFTIENLQSGRSTRGHRVMGHGPFSIENAASYFAVVKNDCKVIIDPEERKRMILEDGNRQAEALGGEVVWNDALLDEVANLVEYPRPLIGDIDELYLELPREVLLTSMQSHQKSFGVQGADGKLLAHFLTTLNLDPTDVQLVKKGWERVLKARLEDARFFWEADCKVDLNTWIKKLENVVFLGPLGSVGDKARRIEVLCTELAERIADKKKILPGEVQKYAEAGRLAKADLVSEMVIEFDSLQGKMGGIYAARAGKGEIVSQGIYEQYLPAGPETPVPSSLSGALVSMADKADTLAGCFGLGKKPTGANDPFALRRCALGIARIIMEHELDINLKDFLAAAQNAYSKDIKWKVAQDESLENLLEFFAQRLRALFIGQGFDTRAVDAAIGAGYDNVRTLKARLEALSAFTKEDDFEQAVLTFKRAANIIRKQGAEAGQTLTGAYDPELFQDEAETAFGTKLETVAPHFDELWEKDDFAGLLGLLRELRPSVDAFFDNVMVMCDDSDVRFNRLNLLKALVDRLGRLADFNALQV from the coding sequence ATGGCCGAATTCGTACTTGAGATCGGAACCGAGGAAATGCCAGCTCGTTTCGTTCCGAAACTGGCAGCAGAACTCAAAGGGGCTTTTACCAAGCTGCTTGATGATGCGATGTTGGAGAACGACGGGGTAGAGACTTATGCTACGCCAAGAAGAATCACCGCTCATATTCCCGCATTAGCGGATAGCCAGCGCAAGGAAGAAGAAACCGTTACCGGGCCTCCTGTGCGGATTGCTTACGATGAGGATGGCAATCTGACTAAAGCTGGTGCAGGCTTTGCCAAAACGCAGGGTGTTGAGGAAAGCGCATTGTTCTCCATGGACACGGGCAAAGGTGAGTACCTTGCTGCAAAAAAGGTTGTCGGTGGTGGGAGCGCTTCGGATATTTTGCCAGAGCTTTGTATCAAGGCAATAGAGTCACTGTCCTTCCCGAAGAAAATGCGTTGGGGTGGATATAACTTCGCTTTCGGACGCCCTGTCCGTTGGCTTCTCGCGCTTCTGGATGAGAACGTTGTAGACTTCACCATTGAAAATCTGCAGTCAGGCCGTTCCACTCGTGGGCATCGTGTAATGGGGCATGGTCCATTTTCCATCGAAAATGCCGCTTCCTACTTCGCTGTGGTTAAAAATGACTGTAAGGTCATCATTGATCCTGAAGAGCGTAAACGGATGATTTTGGAAGATGGAAACCGTCAGGCTGAAGCTCTGGGTGGCGAAGTTGTCTGGAATGACGCTTTGCTTGACGAGGTCGCTAACCTCGTTGAGTATCCTCGGCCTTTGATCGGTGACATTGATGAATTATATTTGGAGCTGCCTCGTGAGGTTTTGTTGACCTCCATGCAGTCGCACCAGAAATCCTTTGGAGTCCAGGGTGCCGATGGAAAGCTGTTGGCACACTTCCTGACCACACTTAACCTTGATCCCACTGATGTACAGTTGGTGAAAAAAGGGTGGGAACGTGTCCTTAAGGCGCGCCTTGAAGATGCTCGTTTCTTCTGGGAAGCTGACTGCAAAGTTGATTTGAATACATGGATCAAAAAGCTTGAGAACGTCGTATTTCTGGGGCCGCTTGGCTCTGTTGGCGACAAGGCTCGTCGTATCGAGGTGCTGTGTACAGAGTTGGCCGAGCGCATTGCCGACAAAAAGAAGATTCTCCCTGGAGAAGTTCAGAAGTATGCAGAGGCCGGTCGATTGGCAAAAGCTGATCTCGTTTCCGAGATGGTCATTGAGTTCGATTCCTTGCAGGGTAAAATGGGTGGTATTTATGCGGCTCGGGCTGGCAAGGGTGAGATAGTTTCCCAAGGCATATATGAACAGTATCTGCCTGCTGGACCCGAAACTCCTGTGCCATCAAGTCTGTCTGGTGCCTTGGTCTCCATGGCTGACAAGGCTGATACACTTGCCGGTTGTTTCGGCCTGGGTAAAAAGCCCACTGGAGCAAATGATCCGTTTGCCCTTCGTCGTTGCGCCCTGGGCATTGCCAGGATCATTATGGAGCATGAGCTTGATATCAACCTCAAAGACTTCCTCGCTGCTGCACAGAATGCATACAGCAAGGATATCAAGTGGAAGGTTGCTCAGGACGAGTCTCTGGAAAACCTCCTCGAATTCTTTGCTCAGCGCCTGAGGGCATTGTTCATTGGGCAAGGATTTGATACTCGAGCTGTTGATGCCGCCATTGGCGCAGGATATGACAATGTCCGTACCTTAAAGGCTCGCCTTGAGGCATTGAGTGCATTCACGAAGGAAGATGACTTTGAACAGGCCGTCCTTACCTTCAAGCGTGCAGCCAATATCATTCGCAAGCAGGGTGCTGAAGCTGGTCAGACCTTGACCGGAGCATATGATCCGGAGCTGTTCCAGGATGAAGCTGAAACTGCTTTTGGTACAAAGTTGGAGACTGTAGCTCCGCACTTTGATGAATTATGGGAAAAAGACGACTTTGCCGGATTGCTTGGTTTGCTTCGCGAGCTGCGTCCGTCTGTAGATGCGTTTTTTGATAATGTTATGGTCATGTGCGATGACAGTGATGTTCGATTCAACCGACTGAACCTCTTGAAGGCTTTGGTCGATCGATTGGGCAGACTTGCTGACTTTAACGCACTGCAAGTCTAA
- the glyQ gene encoding glycine--tRNA ligase subunit alpha — protein sequence MNFQDVILNLQNFWANYGCAVVQPMDIECGAGTFNPSTFFRVIGPEPWKTAYVEPSRRPTDGRYGENPNRLQHYYQFQVILKPSPDNVQELYLESLATLGIDAKAHDIRFVEDDWESPTLGAWGLGWEVWLNGMEVTQFTYFQQVGGIDLKPVSVELTYGLERICMYLQEKESVYDLMWNDEITYGHVFHQNEVEMSKYNFELSNPEMLFDLFNKFEAECLNLCEEGLPWPAYDCCLKCSHSFNMLDARGAISITERASYIGRVRNLASKIARLYADQREEMGYPMLKK from the coding sequence ATGAATTTTCAGGATGTTATATTAAATCTTCAAAATTTTTGGGCCAATTACGGATGTGCCGTTGTTCAGCCGATGGATATCGAGTGTGGAGCAGGTACGTTCAATCCGTCCACTTTCTTTCGCGTAATAGGGCCTGAGCCCTGGAAAACCGCCTATGTGGAACCTTCCCGCCGTCCTACTGATGGTCGGTATGGTGAAAATCCCAACAGGCTGCAGCATTACTATCAGTTTCAGGTAATTTTGAAACCCTCGCCTGATAATGTTCAGGAGCTATACCTCGAGAGTCTTGCGACGCTTGGCATTGATGCCAAGGCGCACGATATTCGCTTTGTTGAGGATGATTGGGAATCTCCGACTCTTGGTGCATGGGGACTTGGTTGGGAAGTGTGGCTCAACGGCATGGAAGTCACTCAGTTCACCTATTTTCAACAGGTGGGCGGTATTGATCTGAAGCCGGTTTCCGTTGAGTTGACATATGGACTTGAGCGTATCTGCATGTACCTTCAGGAAAAAGAATCCGTTTATGATCTGATGTGGAATGACGAGATCACATACGGGCATGTTTTTCACCAAAATGAAGTTGAGATGTCCAAGTACAACTTTGAGTTGTCCAACCCAGAGATGCTCTTTGACCTTTTCAACAAGTTTGAAGCGGAGTGCTTGAACTTGTGTGAAGAGGGGCTGCCTTGGCCTGCATACGATTGTTGTCTCAAGTGTTCCCATTCTTTCAACATGCTTGATGCTCGGGGAGCTATTTCCATTACGGAACGTGCTTCATACATCGGCCGGGTGCGAAATCTGGCTTCCAAGATAGCTCGCCTCTACGCAGATCAGCGTGAGGAAATGGGTTATCCCATGTTGAAGAAATAG
- the recO gene encoding DNA repair protein RecO → MNATERALVLKIGRFREADVWVRMLTPNRGVFNAFAFGGSRSRRRFVGCLDPLSHVLFTLGTSRRGDYTVLEEGSLLNNFSEIRKDSVRTGIAVNCMRFVEAVEVNPDDAGIAYDLLLETLTMLDESQANPEFVPWLFRAKYAFESGFTPDFMACGACGKPVGMESGYKFGIERGMIACPTCLSAGKPLDGLARPISTGALRALDWIQQSTPSDWATTVMDSEVRRQCSQLVELFVAYHLGLSWDNGMYKKV, encoded by the coding sequence ATGAATGCCACTGAAAGAGCGTTGGTTCTGAAGATTGGTCGTTTTCGCGAAGCTGATGTTTGGGTCCGTATGCTGACGCCCAATCGTGGCGTTTTCAATGCATTTGCTTTTGGTGGTAGCAGGAGCCGCCGCCGTTTTGTTGGGTGTCTCGACCCTCTATCTCACGTTTTGTTCACTTTAGGGACCAGCAGGCGCGGTGATTACACTGTGCTGGAAGAAGGCTCTCTGCTGAACAACTTCTCTGAAATTCGGAAGGATTCTGTAAGAACCGGTATTGCTGTCAATTGCATGCGGTTTGTTGAGGCTGTTGAGGTTAACCCTGACGACGCCGGTATAGCGTATGATCTGCTTCTTGAAACGTTGACCATGCTCGATGAGAGTCAGGCCAATCCGGAATTTGTACCGTGGTTGTTCAGGGCGAAGTATGCGTTCGAGTCAGGCTTCACTCCCGACTTTATGGCATGTGGTGCCTGTGGGAAGCCTGTGGGGATGGAAAGTGGGTACAAGTTTGGCATTGAAAGGGGTATGATTGCCTGTCCGACTTGTCTTTCAGCCGGGAAACCGTTAGATGGACTTGCTCGACCAATTTCTACAGGCGCTCTTCGTGCTCTCGACTGGATTCAGCAAAGCACTCCATCAGACTGGGCTACTACAGTCATGGATAGTGAAGTTCGGCGCCAGTGCAGTCAGTTGGTTGAACTGTTTGTAGCCTATCACCTGGGGCTCTCCTGGGATAATGGTATGTATAAAAAGGTATAG
- a CDS encoding helix-turn-helix domain-containing protein, with protein sequence MDFQELGLTLKRERENKGLTIEMVMEATKISRSNIVAMENGDRASLPHPVYAKGFVKSYARYLGMDAEELSLVVDQEYQDQANGPEEHIYEVSPAAEKAFQDGGEMDSKRKSKWPTLLILVLLLIGAAIFFFNMNGMDEQQDQTPEVSMEQQNENVAPQMEQPEPVAPAEEIASEEVVSDEEFGVDASAEADVTPNASDEQAVVEDEEQVVAATEPDRSAVEVQEDAAPAQTAATPAEPAQREVVEAEDPKYAHVLVVQATTDKGCWVGVWKGDEARMSRDFVLQKGEPLRLMFNTPRRIRIGNVAGVTVTYNGAPYELNKSKSNIQTLRFGQ encoded by the coding sequence ATGGATTTTCAGGAGCTCGGGTTAACGCTGAAGCGTGAACGGGAAAATAAAGGGCTGACAATTGAAATGGTCATGGAAGCGACTAAAATCAGTCGCTCCAATATTGTGGCCATGGAAAACGGCGATCGTGCCTCATTGCCTCATCCTGTCTACGCCAAAGGGTTCGTCAAAAGTTATGCACGGTACCTGGGGATGGACGCTGAAGAGCTTTCCCTGGTTGTCGATCAGGAATATCAGGATCAGGCCAATGGACCGGAAGAGCATATTTACGAGGTTTCTCCGGCCGCAGAAAAGGCTTTTCAGGATGGCGGGGAGATGGATTCCAAGCGGAAGTCCAAGTGGCCTACGCTCCTCATCCTGGTTTTGTTGCTGATCGGTGCTGCTATTTTTTTCTTCAATATGAATGGAATGGATGAGCAACAGGATCAGACTCCCGAAGTGAGCATGGAGCAACAAAACGAAAATGTTGCTCCGCAGATGGAGCAACCTGAGCCTGTGGCGCCGGCAGAGGAAATTGCTTCGGAAGAAGTTGTTTCCGATGAAGAGTTTGGTGTTGATGCGTCGGCAGAAGCTGATGTCACCCCTAATGCGTCTGATGAACAGGCTGTAGTTGAGGATGAAGAGCAGGTGGTAGCCGCGACTGAACCTGACCGGTCTGCAGTTGAGGTACAGGAGGATGCTGCGCCTGCTCAGACTGCAGCAACGCCTGCTGAACCTGCGCAGAGAGAGGTCGTGGAAGCTGAAGATCCCAAGTATGCCCATGTGTTGGTTGTCCAGGCTACCACGGATAAAGGTTGCTGGGTTGGCGTGTGGAAGGGAGATGAAGCACGTATGTCTCGCGACTTTGTTTTGCAGAAGGGCGAACCTCTTCGGTTGATGTTCAATACCCCCAGACGCATCCGTATTGGTAATGTTGCCGGAGTCACGGTTACATACAACGGTGCACCATACGAACTCAATAAGTCTAAAAGCAACATCCAGACGTTACGATTTGGACAATAG
- a CDS encoding SurA N-terminal domain-containing protein, which yields MVRFLAIWFVLLVFPLGATASDAVYDRILVKINEDIITQYDLDEAMQPVLKQIGDRELSAAQQEQVAVLRKQALEKLVNDTLIAQEIERYGIEISSDAIDKEIEALKRNEGLSDDEFLEVVKSDGMTIEEFRDQLKSIIEKRELLGYAVHSKVLVTDTEIKEEYEARRSAYSMGKIVELGIIMLPPDVAAQEVKKRIEDGELTFTEAVAKYSIGPAKDSGGSIGEVAWADLADDWRDSINGVEEGEVGEPLTVRGNESLLSPIKIIEDQMIPLEDVRDDIFEDLMDEKRETVFKDYFDKLKQRSVIVYMD from the coding sequence GTGGTTCGTTTTTTAGCAATATGGTTTGTTCTGCTGGTTTTCCCTCTGGGGGCAACGGCAAGTGATGCAGTTTATGATCGTATCCTCGTAAAAATTAACGAGGATATAATTACACAATATGATCTTGATGAAGCGATGCAGCCGGTGCTGAAACAAATTGGTGATCGAGAGTTGAGTGCCGCTCAACAGGAACAGGTTGCCGTTTTACGCAAGCAGGCTTTGGAAAAACTCGTTAACGATACGTTGATAGCCCAGGAGATTGAACGATACGGCATTGAGATTTCCAGTGATGCCATCGATAAGGAGATCGAAGCGCTCAAAAGAAACGAAGGGTTAAGCGACGACGAGTTTCTGGAAGTTGTTAAAAGTGACGGGATGACAATTGAAGAGTTTCGTGACCAGTTGAAATCAATTATCGAAAAGCGTGAACTGCTTGGTTATGCCGTGCATAGCAAGGTATTGGTCACTGACACTGAGATCAAGGAAGAATACGAAGCCCGGCGTTCTGCTTATTCCATGGGCAAGATTGTTGAACTTGGAATAATCATGCTTCCGCCTGATGTTGCTGCTCAAGAGGTAAAAAAGCGTATTGAAGACGGTGAATTGACTTTTACAGAAGCTGTTGCAAAATATAGTATTGGCCCGGCCAAGGATTCGGGCGGATCAATCGGAGAAGTCGCTTGGGCGGATCTTGCCGATGATTGGCGCGACTCAATCAACGGCGTTGAAGAAGGGGAAGTTGGCGAACCGCTTACTGTCCGGGGTAACGAATCCTTGTTGTCTCCGATCAAGATCATTGAAGATCAAATGATCCCCCTTGAGGATGTTCGCGACGATATCTTTGAAGATTTGATGGATGAGAAACGGGAAACTGTTTTTAAAGATTATTTTGATAAATTAAAACAACGATCTGTCATTGTTTATATGGATTAA
- a CDS encoding peptidylprolyl isomerase has protein sequence MSQNMVRNILIVAAFVLLFGCANDADDMGIIARVNGDPIYLSLLEFQHDQFQSDVAGAYVPSVQKLKDEYGEILSDLIVHELVVQELAHRDLPVSDHELLKAEEQVRADYPEGAFDQMLVEEYIDLKAWRLQLRNHLAMKKFYQQVLRPQIKIDYKEAEQYYRNHISDFYLPETLRILVVRGPSRGIVGKAVDKYMKERDYVSLETAFGEVETREVVIHEGRLSAAWKNAISGLDVGESSGILTDRFGFESLVLLERSPAKVLEPAQAYPLVEKALLEKKLRTAFQNWLDGAVQTANITVSSHLLPDNDKLEDVPAAEEQVQPMDMNDIEKELEGVSSENEG, from the coding sequence GTGAGTCAGAATATGGTGCGGAACATACTTATAGTGGCTGCATTCGTCTTGTTGTTCGGATGTGCCAATGATGCCGATGATATGGGGATTATTGCCAGAGTGAATGGCGATCCCATCTACCTTTCATTGCTTGAGTTTCAGCATGATCAGTTCCAGTCGGATGTGGCCGGTGCATACGTGCCGAGCGTACAGAAACTAAAAGATGAGTATGGCGAAATATTAAGCGACCTGATCGTACATGAACTAGTAGTTCAGGAGTTGGCGCATCGGGATCTGCCTGTTTCGGACCATGAACTGTTGAAAGCTGAAGAGCAGGTTCGAGCCGATTACCCGGAAGGGGCTTTCGATCAGATGCTTGTCGAAGAATATATTGATTTGAAGGCCTGGCGATTGCAGCTTCGCAACCATCTGGCCATGAAAAAATTCTACCAGCAGGTACTTCGTCCTCAAATTAAAATTGATTACAAGGAAGCAGAGCAGTACTACCGAAACCATATTTCCGATTTCTACCTGCCTGAAACCTTACGTATTCTTGTGGTTCGTGGCCCCAGCCGGGGCATTGTCGGCAAAGCTGTAGACAAGTACATGAAGGAGCGCGATTACGTCAGCCTGGAAACAGCGTTTGGTGAAGTGGAAACCCGTGAGGTGGTTATCCATGAAGGGCGACTTTCTGCGGCGTGGAAAAACGCTATATCGGGTCTGGATGTCGGTGAATCGAGTGGGATCTTGACCGATCGTTTCGGGTTCGAGTCCCTGGTGTTGCTCGAACGCAGTCCTGCCAAGGTGCTTGAGCCTGCACAGGCCTATCCATTAGTTGAAAAAGCATTGTTGGAAAAGAAATTGCGGACGGCCTTCCAGAACTGGCTTGATGGTGCAGTCCAAACTGCCAACATTACTGTGAGCAGCCATTTGCTCCCGGATAATGATAAGCTGGAAGATGTGCCTGCAGCAGAAGAGCAGGTCCAGCCTATGGACATGAATGACATAGAGAAAGAGTTGGAAGGCGTCAGTTCTGAAAATGAAGGCTAA